From a single Pelobacter seleniigenes DSM 18267 genomic region:
- a CDS encoding ACP phosphodiesterase has protein sequence MNYLAHLFFSDANGLAWAGSLMGDFHKGSDFNGLPDELVRHLKLHRYIDGLTRVDDDFQTSRRRLDPAFRYARSVLVDVFYDHILACRWDSYAQQPLADFASQVYRGLEDCYHLLSPGLQQQLPRMIKDDWLSSYRRTDIVARVLGRLEQRLGGKIPLASGYAQLGLWRPQLEADFEAFMTTTDRRVRHWKDRH, from the coding sequence ATGAATTATCTGGCCCATCTTTTTTTTTCCGATGCCAATGGTCTTGCCTGGGCAGGCTCTCTCATGGGTGATTTCCATAAAGGCAGCGACTTCAACGGGCTGCCGGATGAACTGGTTCGGCATCTGAAATTGCATCGATATATTGACGGTCTGACCAGGGTTGACGACGATTTTCAGACCAGCCGGCGGCGTCTTGACCCGGCCTTCCGCTATGCGCGCAGCGTTCTGGTCGATGTTTTTTACGATCATATCCTGGCCTGCCGGTGGGACAGCTATGCGCAACAACCACTGGCTGATTTTGCCAGCCAGGTGTATCGCGGACTTGAGGATTGCTATCATTTGCTCAGCCCCGGTTTGCAGCAACAGCTGCCGCGGATGATCAAGGACGATTGGCTGAGTTCCTATCGGCGGACCGATATCGTTGCCAGGGTGCTTGGCAGACTGGAGCAGCGGCTCGGCGGCAAGATTCCCCTGGCTTCCGGCTATGCCCAGCTTGGGCTCTGGCGACCGCAGTTGGAAGCTGACTTCGAGGCGTTCATGACCACGACCGACCGCCGGGTCAGGCACTGGAAAGATCGTCACTGA
- a CDS encoding PHP domain-containing protein — MNRSYVDLHVHSTCSDGYLTPEEVIAAAARCGLAAIALADHDNIDGVARAMQAGTACGVEVLTAVELSTQWFEFSDMHLLGYGFDLEDPYLARALAEFQSFRLNRNLQIVERVNEKLRVENRQPLDPERVRLLAGGSIGRPHIAQALREAGVVDGNEQAFERYLVPCNVPKRYFPADEAINLIHGCGGIVVLAHPPYVTRERRGLERLVADLVQQGLDGIEAYNNGSGLEETDHLIKLARQHGLVVTGGSDFHGDPGSQVRIGRGVRGIRVPYSCVTEVRACLDSRSKLVENR; from the coding sequence ATGAACAGGTCCTATGTCGATCTGCATGTCCATTCGACCTGTTCCGACGGTTATCTGACACCGGAGGAAGTCATTGCGGCGGCGGCCCGTTGCGGTCTGGCCGCTATTGCGCTGGCCGATCATGACAATATCGATGGGGTAGCGCGCGCCATGCAGGCCGGCACTGCGTGCGGGGTTGAAGTTTTAACCGCGGTTGAGCTGTCGACCCAGTGGTTCGAATTCTCCGACATGCATTTGCTGGGGTATGGCTTTGACCTGGAGGACCCTTATCTGGCCAGGGCGCTGGCCGAATTTCAGTCTTTCCGACTGAACCGGAATCTGCAGATTGTCGAACGGGTCAATGAAAAATTACGCGTTGAAAATCGTCAGCCTCTTGATCCGGAGCGGGTCCGTCTTCTTGCCGGCGGGAGCATCGGTCGTCCGCATATCGCCCAAGCCCTGCGCGAAGCAGGGGTTGTTGATGGGAATGAGCAGGCTTTCGAACGTTATCTGGTCCCCTGTAATGTCCCTAAACGGTATTTTCCTGCCGATGAAGCCATCAACCTGATTCATGGTTGCGGCGGGATCGTCGTGCTGGCTCACCCTCCCTATGTGACGCGAGAACGAAGAGGTTTGGAACGGCTGGTGGCTGACCTGGTTCAACAGGGACTTGATGGTATCGAAGCATATAATAACGGTTCCGGTCTGGAAGAGACTGATCATTTGATCAAGCTGGCCCGGCAGCACGGCCTGGTCGTCACCGGCGGCTCGGATTTTCATGGCGACCCGGGTTCTCAGGTACGCATCGGCCGCGGGGTGCGCGGGATTCGCGTCCCTTATTCCTGTGTCACGGAAGTCCGTGCCTGTCTGGACAGTCGCAGTAAGCTGGTCGAGAACAGATAG
- a CDS encoding CAAX prenyl protease-related protein yields the protein MGRAAWARIIPFAVFMGFIAVEQGCRWLINHQLVRLSETDLLYLYPCKALCVGVLLFWFRRDYSELKPADLKKLSHTMASVGLGLLVFALWIHMDWTFGQVVPETGFNPDRVDGQLLKNVLILFRLCGAALVVPIMEELFWRSFLLRYIIKPDFIQVPLGTFTWASFLIGAVLFGLEHHLIIAGIMAGAAYSLLLYWTKSLSQCIVAHAVTNLALGLYVLSTKAWQFW from the coding sequence ATGGGGAGAGCTGCCTGGGCCAGGATTATCCCGTTTGCAGTCTTTATGGGGTTTATCGCGGTAGAACAGGGCTGCCGCTGGCTGATCAATCATCAGCTGGTGCGCCTGAGTGAAACCGATCTTCTCTATCTTTATCCATGCAAAGCGCTCTGTGTCGGTGTCCTGCTCTTTTGGTTCCGGCGGGACTATTCTGAATTAAAGCCGGCCGATCTGAAAAAACTGTCTCACACCATGGCCAGTGTCGGTCTGGGACTGCTGGTTTTTGCCCTATGGATTCATATGGATTGGACTTTTGGCCAGGTCGTGCCCGAGACCGGATTCAATCCTGATCGGGTTGATGGACAGCTGCTGAAAAATGTTCTGATTCTGTTTCGGCTTTGCGGTGCGGCCTTGGTGGTTCCGATCATGGAAGAACTGTTCTGGCGCTCGTTCCTGTTGCGCTATATCATCAAGCCTGATTTCATTCAGGTTCCCCTGGGCACCTTCACCTGGGCGTCATTTCTGATTGGCGCTGTTCTTTTCGGTCTGGAGCATCATCTGATCATCGCTGGCATCATGGCCGGAGCGGCTTACAGCCTGCTGCTCTATTGGACGAAAAGCCTCTCTCAATGTATTGTCGCTCATGCGGTGACTAATCTGGCCTTGGGGCTTTATG
- a CDS encoding tetratricopeptide repeat protein, whose amino-acid sequence MKTVYVPPRQPTGGKNSVIDISKKARQKLRARRYAEAKELFRTGLDMEPENPYLLSGMGDACRETEDFAEAERCYQALLELDEKNLFALRGLGDVYKKLNRHQDAIKLWERYLALRPQDKHVMTRIADSCKVLALFERAEQAYQQILKIAPSDRFALTGLADLLHRMGQDAEAIATYEKVLKFDENELHILTIIGKLCWRVSDFEKAETYFRRALAVDPQNPYALYGLGNCYRWYRDYEKAIEIWEKILACSEGTQTLHTRMGDAFFNLNRLAEAEVSYRKALDFGHDAFAMAGLVCLLSVRRELVRAGHYFNLLIEQAHNPVDQFDTLIKRFIRSSQTEDMLVLLNHLLDTGQVAEPLLQVIKNQLNQSI is encoded by the coding sequence ATGAAGACAGTGTATGTTCCACCACGGCAGCCGACCGGTGGAAAAAACTCGGTGATTGATATCTCGAAAAAGGCGCGCCAAAAACTGCGCGCCAGGCGTTATGCCGAAGCCAAGGAGCTGTTCCGAACCGGACTTGATATGGAGCCGGAAAATCCTTACCTGCTCTCGGGAATGGGTGATGCCTGCCGGGAAACCGAGGATTTTGCCGAAGCTGAGCGCTGTTATCAGGCCCTGCTCGAACTGGACGAGAAAAACCTATTTGCCCTGCGCGGCCTTGGTGATGTGTACAAGAAGTTGAATCGTCATCAGGACGCAATCAAGCTGTGGGAGCGTTATCTCGCTCTCCGGCCGCAGGATAAGCACGTCATGACCAGGATCGCGGACAGCTGTAAAGTGCTGGCTCTGTTCGAGCGCGCCGAACAGGCTTATCAGCAGATTCTGAAAATCGCCCCCAGTGATCGCTTTGCCCTGACCGGTCTGGCCGATCTGCTGCACCGGATGGGACAGGATGCTGAGGCCATTGCTACCTACGAAAAGGTTCTTAAATTCGATGAGAATGAGCTGCACATCCTGACGATAATTGGCAAGCTCTGTTGGCGGGTCTCCGATTTTGAAAAGGCGGAAACCTATTTTCGACGGGCACTGGCGGTTGATCCCCAAAATCCTTACGCTTTATATGGGCTTGGTAACTGCTACCGCTGGTACCGTGACTATGAAAAAGCGATTGAGATCTGGGAGAAGATTCTTGCCTGCTCGGAAGGAACCCAAACCCTGCATACCCGGATGGGCGATGCCTTTTTCAATCTCAACAGGCTTGCCGAGGCGGAGGTCTCTTACCGCAAAGCACTTGATTTCGGGCATGATGCCTTTGCGATGGCGGGACTGGTTTGCCTGCTCAGCGTGCGCAGAGAACTGGTCCGGGCAGGTCATTATTTTAATCTGTTGATTGAACAGGCCCATAATCCCGTGGATCAGTTCGATACTCTGATTAAACGATTTATCCGGTCCAGCCAGACCGAAGATATGCTGGTGCTGCTCAATCATCTGCTCGACACCGGTCAGGTCGCCGAGCCCTTGCTGCAGGTGATCAAAAACCAGCTGAATCAATCGATTTGA
- a CDS encoding M20/M25/M40 family metallo-hydrolase, producing the protein MINRQRICDEFSKQAAIDSPSFAEAEIAAYLEQRLTALGAEIEYDEAGAVIGSTANNLIARIPGSKSGEPLILSGHMDTVTPAENVQPVLKDGIFTSAGDTILGSDDKAGLTEIIEAIEVLREQKIPHVPLELVITICEEQGLLGAKNLVFSKLKGKRGIAMDTSGTDLVINRAPAANRFKIDIFGREAHAGICPEQGISAIQIAARAVAKMPLGRIDQETTANIGLFNGGQAINIIPKTVNLLGEVRSHNPEKLRELTEQIIRIVEEEVLQASSQMEAADIQASMAMELHEDYPSMSVAEDAGIIKLIKEAGTSLGRPQAIHSAGGGSDANIFNSHGIEMVIVGCGMNKVHTVNEQVAVDDMVKVSELLVEIIRRA; encoded by the coding sequence ATGATAAACAGACAACGCATATGTGATGAATTCAGCAAACAAGCCGCTATCGACAGCCCTTCTTTTGCAGAGGCGGAGATCGCTGCATACCTGGAACAACGCTTAACCGCCCTGGGAGCCGAAATTGAATATGATGAGGCCGGTGCTGTCATCGGCAGCACTGCCAACAACCTGATCGCCCGGATTCCCGGCAGCAAGAGTGGCGAGCCGCTGATCCTGTCCGGTCATATGGATACCGTGACTCCGGCGGAAAATGTCCAACCGGTGCTTAAAGACGGTATCTTCACCAGCGCCGGGGATACCATTCTCGGCTCTGATGACAAGGCCGGCCTAACCGAAATCATTGAAGCGATTGAGGTTCTTCGCGAGCAGAAGATACCCCATGTCCCCCTTGAGCTGGTCATCACCATCTGTGAGGAACAGGGTTTACTGGGTGCCAAGAACCTGGTATTCAGCAAGCTTAAAGGAAAACGCGGCATCGCCATGGACACCAGTGGAACGGATCTCGTTATCAATCGGGCTCCGGCCGCCAATCGTTTCAAAATCGATATTTTCGGCCGTGAGGCGCACGCCGGAATCTGTCCCGAGCAGGGAATTTCTGCTATCCAGATTGCTGCCCGGGCCGTCGCCAAAATGCCCCTGGGCCGCATCGATCAGGAGACCACCGCCAATATCGGCCTGTTCAACGGCGGGCAGGCCATCAACATTATCCCCAAGACCGTCAACCTGCTCGGCGAGGTCCGCAGCCACAATCCTGAAAAATTACGAGAGCTGACCGAGCAGATCATTCGCATTGTCGAAGAAGAGGTCTTGCAGGCCTCCAGCCAGATGGAAGCAGCTGACATTCAAGCCTCAATGGCCATGGAGCTGCATGAAGATTATCCTTCCATGAGCGTTGCTGAGGACGCCGGTATCATCAAGCTGATCAAAGAAGCCGGCACCAGCCTCGGCCGCCCGCAGGCGATCCACTCCGCCGGCGGTGGCTCCGACGCCAACATTTTCAACAGCCATGGCATCGAAATGGTCATCGTCGGCTGCGGTATGAACAAAGTCCATACCGTCAATGAACAGGTCGCCGTTGACGACATGGTCAAAGTCAGCGAACTTCTGGTTGAAATTATTCGTCGGGCCTGA
- a CDS encoding M23 family metallopeptidase: protein MGINQDFHPPLSASQPHKRKSKARHLLLLGALIVVAALIIFFNNATNSGLEARETPFAETVSVPPPPVAEPVSQPVAPEPVIAEIRRIVPAGSSITALLGDYFTPQEIYQLNQLSRDVFPFTRICAGQPYCITTRDGEFRKFVYEIDENEQLIISRDDDQVSLETQPIVYDVTTELIEGTISSSLFDAVAAINEDPKLAFMLSDIFQWDIDFILDIRAGDRFQALVEKRFRDGQPAGYGHILAAEFVNQGQVFRAVRFKNGEQSASYYNEDGENVRKAFLRAPLSFTRISSGYTMKRFHPITKTWKAHPAIDYVAPVGTPIKTVGEGSISRIGYNRANGNFIEVRHSNGYRSIYLHMKGFARGMTKNKRVAQGQVIGYLGGTGMATGPHLCFRMRHNGAPVNPSRLKVPAAKSISKANLAAFQAVAQPLLAQLDTHLPHHDQVAKLDLSPSTSTTGSRE from the coding sequence ATGGGAATTAATCAGGATTTTCATCCGCCGCTTAGCGCAAGTCAACCACACAAGCGCAAGAGCAAGGCCAGGCATCTGTTGTTGCTGGGCGCCCTGATTGTTGTTGCTGCACTGATTATCTTTTTTAACAATGCCACCAATTCCGGCCTGGAAGCTCGGGAAACCCCCTTTGCCGAGACTGTGTCGGTGCCACCCCCGCCGGTGGCCGAACCCGTGAGCCAGCCAGTTGCACCTGAACCGGTCATCGCAGAGATAAGAAGGATTGTGCCTGCGGGATCATCCATCACTGCTCTGCTGGGTGACTATTTCACTCCCCAGGAAATTTATCAGCTCAATCAGCTGAGTCGCGATGTTTTTCCATTTACCCGCATCTGCGCCGGTCAGCCTTACTGCATTACCACCCGAGACGGAGAGTTTCGCAAGTTCGTCTACGAAATCGATGAGAATGAGCAACTGATCATCAGCCGCGATGACGACCAAGTGTCGCTGGAAACCCAGCCGATCGTTTATGACGTCACGACTGAACTGATTGAGGGGACGATCTCTTCCAGCCTGTTTGACGCGGTTGCGGCAATCAACGAAGATCCCAAGCTGGCCTTTATGCTGTCCGATATTTTTCAGTGGGACATCGATTTTATTCTCGATATCCGTGCCGGCGACCGTTTTCAGGCGTTGGTGGAAAAACGTTTCCGGGACGGGCAACCGGCCGGGTATGGCCATATCTTGGCCGCTGAATTTGTTAACCAGGGGCAGGTGTTCAGAGCGGTTCGTTTTAAAAACGGTGAGCAGTCGGCTTCTTATTACAATGAAGATGGTGAAAATGTTCGCAAGGCGTTTCTCCGGGCACCCCTTTCATTTACCCGGATCTCCTCCGGCTATACCATGAAGCGTTTTCATCCCATTACCAAAACCTGGAAAGCCCACCCTGCCATCGACTATGTGGCCCCGGTTGGAACACCGATCAAGACGGTTGGCGAGGGGAGTATTTCCCGGATCGGTTATAACCGCGCCAACGGCAACTTTATCGAGGTGCGGCACAGCAACGGCTATCGTTCGATCTATCTGCATATGAAAGGTTTTGCCCGTGGCATGACCAAGAACAAGCGCGTTGCCCAGGGGCAGGTCATCGGTTACCTCGGCGGTACCGGGATGGCAACGGGGCCCCATCTCTGCTTTCGGATGCGTCACAATGGCGCGCCGGTCAATCCGAGTCGTCTGAAAGTTCCCGCCGCCAAGTCGATCAGCAAGGCAAACCTGGCCGCTTTTCAAGCGGTCGCACAGCCGCTCCTGGCTCAATTGGACACACATCTGCCCCATCACGACCAAGTGGCTAAGCTTGACCTTTCCCCGTCCACCTCAACGACGGGTTCGAGGGAATGA
- a CDS encoding enoyl-CoA hydratase/isomerase family protein, translated as MSSQHLLVSSKDGITTLTINQPQTLNSLSPAILSELAEQVAELQADPAVKVVIITGAGAKAFVAGGDIAAMQPLGPLEAREVVRKAQQLFNAIEFGQKIFIAAINGYALGAGCELALACDIRIAAEGAKLGQPEVKLGIIPGWGGTQRLPRLVGKGKAKELMLTGDMLCATEAKELGLVNQVVPAEQLLDSAWAMAQKIAGKSQSAVRLIKQAVDNGMEMTIDKAFHYEAELFALCFATHDQKEGMQAFLEKRTPTWKDC; from the coding sequence ATGAGCAGCCAACACCTGCTGGTCAGCAGCAAAGACGGCATCACCACTCTTACCATCAACCAACCGCAAACCCTCAACTCCCTGAGCCCCGCGATTCTGAGCGAATTAGCCGAACAGGTCGCAGAATTGCAGGCAGACCCCGCGGTAAAAGTTGTCATTATCACCGGGGCCGGAGCAAAAGCTTTTGTCGCTGGGGGCGATATTGCGGCTATGCAGCCGCTGGGGCCACTGGAAGCCAGGGAAGTCGTCCGCAAAGCACAGCAACTTTTCAACGCTATCGAATTCGGCCAAAAAATCTTTATCGCCGCAATCAATGGCTATGCTCTTGGCGCCGGTTGCGAACTCGCCCTGGCCTGCGACATCAGGATTGCGGCCGAGGGCGCCAAGCTGGGGCAACCGGAAGTCAAGCTGGGAATCATTCCCGGCTGGGGCGGAACCCAACGGTTGCCGCGGCTGGTGGGTAAAGGCAAGGCGAAAGAACTGATGCTGACTGGAGACATGCTCTGCGCGACTGAAGCGAAAGAACTCGGACTGGTCAACCAGGTGGTTCCGGCGGAACAACTCCTCGATAGCGCCTGGGCCATGGCGCAGAAGATCGCCGGCAAATCGCAGTCCGCCGTCCGCCTGATCAAGCAGGCGGTCGATAACGGCATGGAAATGACCATCGATAAAGCATTTCATTACGAGGCCGAGCTGTTTGCCCTGTGCTTTGCCACTCATGATCAGAAGGAAGGGATGCAGGCTTTTCTTGAAAAACGGACCCCGACCTGGAAGGACTGCTGA
- a CDS encoding aminotransferase has protein sequence MKISPQVIQVQPPPITEVKKWIENRQFTAEKPLLDLCQAIPSYAPPAELIKYLQGCLEDPLTFKYSPDEGLPEVRAEVARWYGRHYQSTPDPAQLCLTIGASQAFWLAIVSLCRPGDEVIVQLPAYFDHLMALQSLGIKAVFAPFQPASQGQPELATIARLITSKTRAILLVTPSNPTGAVVPAAGIEQLFELAAAHNVTLILDETYNAFVGQQPHNLLTRADWSQHFIHLASFGKTFALTGLRCGALLAAAAVVEQALKLQDSMVVCQSRPAQLALQYGCRNLDAWVADNCRMMKARHDSFKKQFLAAGLEFELAASGSFFAWIRHPWKDLTGRQATKRLAEQHHLICLPGEAFGPGLEGYLRLAFGNIDTDRIPQVIKRFQAI, from the coding sequence ATGAAAATCTCGCCGCAAGTCATACAGGTCCAGCCGCCACCGATTACAGAGGTCAAAAAGTGGATTGAAAACAGGCAGTTTACTGCAGAAAAGCCGCTTCTCGATCTTTGCCAGGCGATCCCCAGCTATGCACCTCCGGCCGAGCTTATCAAATACCTGCAGGGTTGCCTGGAAGATCCGCTAACCTTCAAATACAGCCCTGACGAGGGGCTGCCGGAAGTCCGTGCCGAGGTGGCTCGCTGGTATGGACGGCATTACCAGAGCACTCCGGACCCGGCCCAGCTCTGTCTGACCATCGGTGCCAGCCAGGCCTTCTGGCTGGCCATCGTCAGCCTGTGCCGTCCCGGCGATGAGGTCATTGTCCAGCTGCCCGCTTATTTTGACCACCTCATGGCGCTGCAATCCCTCGGCATCAAAGCCGTGTTCGCCCCGTTCCAGCCCGCCAGTCAGGGGCAACCCGAGCTGGCAACCATCGCCCGCCTGATAACCTCGAAAACCAGGGCTATCCTGCTGGTCACGCCGAGTAATCCCACTGGCGCGGTGGTGCCGGCCGCCGGGATTGAGCAATTGTTCGAGCTTGCCGCCGCCCATAACGTCACCCTGATCCTCGATGAAACCTACAACGCTTTTGTCGGCCAGCAGCCCCACAACCTGTTGACCAGAGCCGATTGGTCGCAGCACTTCATTCACCTGGCCTCATTTGGCAAAACCTTCGCCCTGACCGGTCTGCGCTGCGGGGCGCTGCTTGCCGCTGCAGCGGTCGTCGAACAGGCCCTGAAACTGCAGGACAGCATGGTGGTCTGCCAGTCCCGGCCGGCCCAGCTGGCCCTCCAGTACGGCTGTCGCAACCTGGACGCCTGGGTCGCGGACAACTGCAGGATGATGAAGGCGCGCCACGACAGCTTCAAGAAGCAGTTCCTGGCCGCCGGCCTTGAGTTTGAACTCGCCGCCAGCGGATCCTTCTTCGCCTGGATCAGACACCCCTGGAAAGATCTCACCGGCCGGCAGGCGACCAAACGACTGGCGGAACAGCACCACCTGATCTGCTTGCCCGGCGAAGCTTTTGGCCCCGGGCTTGAAGGTTATTTGCGCCTGGCCTTCGGAAATATCGATACAGACCGGATCCCCCAGGTCATCAAACGTTTCCAGGCCATCTAG